A stretch of Spirosoma agri DNA encodes these proteins:
- a CDS encoding replication initiation protein produces MAKNVKTSDSQTELFSNDSEFLEADRRATSRQLRQDSMVAQHNDLIRARYEMSLLESRLFVCLLGRIDRKDKDFLLCRIPVSELYPDEKVGGKAYAQIREAVVRLAGRVIHVESIDEQGRREIVSNPLMATCRYKEGSGYLIAQFNNFTKPYLLELQGNFTVAEIQTLLGFRSFYSYRLYWLLKSATFHHDTIKLELASLKKTLNLEQRYQNFADFKRYVLDIAKHELSATDMSFEYEQVKEGRAVSALLFHLLRPAIVKQDDIKLPEGTQQTLTEIGISLKSLNDIKLRYQQELLQEEYLRFVIRYYQEAKNKGRLKSLAGAIYKALMSDQLKEEFLVWQTNHPAYPAPKPGQKKTNVETIPLHVLREQFDTLQAKGLTDHEKFEDYLDWMLQQDMYDMDVIDGKEVLVYTEPG; encoded by the coding sequence ATGGCCAAAAACGTAAAGACATCGGATTCGCAGACCGAGCTATTCAGTAATGACTCCGAGTTTTTGGAAGCAGATCGTCGGGCTACGTCTCGCCAACTCAGGCAAGACAGTATGGTTGCCCAGCACAATGATCTGATTCGCGCCCGTTACGAAATGTCTCTGCTGGAATCACGTCTTTTCGTTTGTCTGCTCGGGCGAATCGATCGGAAGGATAAAGATTTTTTGCTTTGTCGTATTCCTGTTTCAGAACTGTACCCCGACGAGAAAGTAGGTGGAAAGGCATACGCCCAGATCCGGGAGGCCGTCGTGCGGTTAGCCGGTCGCGTCATTCATGTCGAGTCGATCGATGAGCAGGGCCGGCGGGAAATAGTGAGTAATCCACTCATGGCGACCTGCCGCTACAAAGAAGGTTCGGGGTACCTCATCGCTCAGTTCAATAATTTCACTAAACCCTATCTGTTGGAGCTTCAGGGCAATTTTACGGTTGCCGAGATTCAAACTCTATTAGGATTCCGGAGCTTTTATTCCTACCGGTTGTACTGGCTGCTCAAATCAGCGACGTTTCACCATGATACGATAAAACTGGAATTGGCATCGCTGAAAAAAACGCTGAATCTCGAACAGCGGTATCAGAATTTTGCCGACTTCAAACGATACGTTCTTGACATTGCCAAACACGAATTGAGTGCCACCGATATGTCGTTTGAGTATGAGCAGGTAAAAGAGGGTCGGGCAGTCAGCGCCCTTCTTTTTCATTTGTTGCGCCCTGCCATTGTTAAACAGGATGATATCAAACTACCTGAGGGCACACAGCAAACCCTCACGGAGATTGGCATAAGCCTTAAATCGCTGAACGATATAAAACTGCGTTACCAGCAAGAGCTGCTTCAGGAGGAATATCTACGCTTTGTGATTCGTTACTACCAGGAAGCCAAAAATAAAGGCCGGCTCAAATCGCTGGCCGGTGCGATTTATAAAGCGTTGATGAGCGATCAGCTCAAAGAGGAGTTTTTGGTCTGGCAAACCAATCATCCGGCTTACCCGGCACCGAAACCAGGTCAGAAAAAAACGAACGTTGAAACAATCCCGCTTCACGTTCTGCGCGAACAGTTTGACACATTGCAGGCCAAAGGACTCACTGACCACGAAAAATTTGAGGATTACCTCGACTGGATGCTGCAACAGGACATGTATGATATGGATGTGATCGACGGTAAGGAAGTACTGGTCTATACTGAGCCAGGCTAA